In Paenibacillus sp. 1781tsa1, one DNA window encodes the following:
- a CDS encoding RNA-directed DNA polymerase — protein sequence MSNFDNVYDFILKDFQKTLFPLRSILVLSKFKLEFILDYINDEIFSQSWLKNNLNETEYTKISEILDKKQIKRVNDIAQSYFLIQPWVYALKDKKHYRQTFQLDPIAYIFIYDFVYRNRDSFQKQEYSDRECFGYTFDGDTYHSQSEEYKEFITKLHSLKTKFEYMGKIDISNFFNNIYHHDVVSYIARVVNQQEAEKIGKFLREINEGRSTSCMPQGLFPMKVIGSNFLSFIEASRELKSENIIRFMDDIYFFSDSEETIKRDIFSVQKILGEKGLSLNEEKTSVIVGEDESDNDIETVKTSLLAKRRLAINSYTGEFDDNEIDQLTSEEAEFLHGLLHKKNIEDEDIELILSLLMTTEAETLELTRLVLNSSPQLTKNLYYNLKRNYMRITDSIISEFETFIEESFIPEYQLFWITKIIIDFTELNESIANLLVTIYRHPAVTNIVKCLILEIPENNFGFLEMKKNVARGHAPELIISAMVGLLSHEKSNRNQIYKYVGKSNSMLRTITVALSALEVNAHEKILEDLDERNINKHNYIRDEFSESEVTSGEHLTTLGPVSEDLNIIINDILNPFEVDMVPININDETSTINDPFKDDSKPIDLNDDDLPF from the coding sequence ATGAGTAATTTTGATAATGTTTACGATTTTATATTAAAAGATTTTCAAAAAACACTTTTTCCACTTCGATCCATTCTGGTTCTCTCTAAGTTTAAATTGGAATTTATTTTGGATTATATTAATGATGAAATTTTCTCTCAATCTTGGCTAAAAAATAATCTAAATGAAACTGAGTATACAAAGATATCTGAGATTCTTGATAAGAAGCAGATAAAAAGAGTAAATGACATAGCGCAATCTTATTTTTTAATTCAACCTTGGGTGTATGCTTTGAAAGATAAAAAACACTATAGACAAACTTTTCAATTAGATCCAATTGCTTATATATTTATATATGACTTCGTTTACAGGAATAGGGATAGTTTTCAAAAGCAAGAGTATTCAGATCGGGAATGCTTCGGTTATACTTTTGATGGTGATACGTACCATTCTCAAAGTGAAGAGTATAAAGAATTTATAACGAAACTACATTCCTTGAAAACAAAGTTTGAGTACATGGGTAAAATTGATATTTCTAATTTCTTCAATAACATATATCATCATGATGTCGTAAGTTACATAGCTAGGGTGGTTAACCAACAGGAAGCAGAGAAGATTGGTAAGTTTTTAAGAGAAATCAATGAGGGGAGAAGCACGAGTTGTATGCCACAAGGTTTATTTCCTATGAAGGTCATTGGCAGTAATTTTCTTAGTTTTATTGAAGCCTCTAGGGAACTTAAAAGTGAAAACATCATACGTTTTATGGATGATATCTATTTCTTTTCAGACAGTGAAGAAACCATAAAGAGAGATATATTTAGTGTCCAAAAAATATTAGGTGAGAAAGGTCTGAGTCTAAACGAGGAGAAGACAAGTGTTATTGTAGGAGAAGACGAATCAGATAATGATATTGAAACTGTTAAGACATCATTGTTAGCCAAAAGAAGATTGGCTATCAATTCATATACTGGTGAGTTTGACGACAATGAAATCGATCAATTAACATCAGAAGAAGCTGAATTTTTACATGGTTTACTTCACAAAAAAAACATCGAAGATGAGGATATTGAACTTATCTTATCCCTACTAATGACAACGGAGGCAGAAACATTAGAACTTACAAGACTGGTTTTAAATAGTTCCCCTCAACTAACAAAGAATTTATATTATAATTTAAAAAGAAATTACATGAGGATCACCGATTCAATTATAAGCGAATTTGAAACTTTTATTGAGGAATCCTTTATACCAGAATATCAATTGTTTTGGATAACAAAAATTATTATTGATTTTACTGAGCTGAATGAGTCAATAGCTAATTTGTTGGTAACTATTTACAGGCATCCAGCCGTTACAAACATTGTTAAATGTTTGATATTAGAAATTCCTGAAAATAATTTTGGATTTCTTGAGATGAAGAAAAATGTTGCTCGTGGTCACGCTCCAGAATTAATAATTAGCGCAATGGTGGGCCTACTTAGTCATGAAAAATCAAATAGAAATCAAATATATAAGTATGTTGGTAAGTCCAATTCAATGCTACGGACAATCACTGTCGCTTTGTCAGCATTAGAAGTAAACGCACATGAAAAAATATTAGAGGATTTGGATGAAAGAAATATAAATAAACATAACTACATCAGAGATGAATTTTCTGAAAGCGAAGTCACTTCAGGTGAACATCTAACTACTCTGGGACCTGTTAGTGAGGATTTGAACATCATAATTAATGATATTCTCAATCCATTTGAGGTTGACATGGTTCCAATCAATATTAACGATGAAACTTCTACAATTAACGACCCATTTAAGGATGATTCAAAACCTATCGATCTAAATGACGATGATCTTCCATTTTAA
- a CDS encoding cyclic nucleotide-binding domain-containing protein produces the protein MQEIHNEQQLIQYLKQYELETVFHDPLRTHMTLCHFEKCELICREGETSEYLYVLVEGKIKIFTTSAQDKTLVLCFKTPLEVVGDIEYVRESDIVNTVQAVSPVVMLRIHYQWLAELASDYAPLLKFLLKIISHKFYIDSNFSNFNLMYPVEVRLVSYLLSISTEEAGNVVHEELDAFNLTDIANLIGTSYRHLNRVIQKLCADGLIERHQGLIMIKDRAGLREIAGHNIYE, from the coding sequence GTGCAAGAAATCCATAACGAGCAACAATTAATACAATATCTGAAGCAATATGAACTCGAAACTGTATTTCACGATCCCCTGCGTACACATATGACGTTATGCCACTTTGAGAAGTGTGAACTGATCTGTCGTGAAGGGGAAACTTCCGAATATTTGTACGTGCTAGTCGAAGGTAAAATCAAGATTTTCACCACCTCCGCACAGGACAAAACGCTGGTGCTTTGTTTCAAAACACCGCTTGAAGTTGTCGGTGACATAGAGTATGTCCGTGAAAGCGATATTGTTAATACGGTTCAGGCCGTGTCACCTGTAGTGATGCTTCGCATTCATTATCAATGGCTCGCTGAGCTTGCCAGCGATTATGCACCTTTACTTAAATTTTTGCTCAAAATCATCTCACACAAATTCTACATTGACTCAAACTTTTCCAATTTCAACCTGATGTATCCCGTTGAGGTTCGTCTAGTCAGCTACCTGCTCTCCATCTCAACAGAAGAAGCGGGCAACGTCGTTCATGAAGAGCTGGACGCGTTCAATCTGACTGACATCGCGAATCTGATCGGCACCAGTTACCGACACCTGAACCGGGTCATCCAGAAACTCTGTGCAGACGGATTAATCGAACGACATCAAGGACTGATTATGATCAAAGATCGGGCAGGTCTACGTGAAATAGCAGGTCACAATATTTATGAATAA
- a CDS encoding Nif3-like dinuclear metal center hexameric protein — protein MDLTVQDVVLHLLDNIELPENTVDQLITGSLDCMVTGIIIAFMPTQYVIEQAIQHGANLIIAHESPFYNHHSHTDWLATDSVYTDKRTLIDEAGISIYRCHDIIHRFQPDGITEGLIQALGWSSYVEQRLPEADILSFSEGRTALAIAHHVKSCLGIDYVRVAGNPEIVCRHAAVLVGFRGNGPVTIPLIHNKQLDLVIAGEGFEWETPEYIRDAVQQGKSKALIMMGHAESEAPGMNLLANRLAERFPELSVRFVGEKPLYTVI, from the coding sequence ATGGATCTTACTGTTCAAGACGTTGTACTTCATCTCTTAGATAACATTGAACTGCCAGAAAACACGGTGGATCAGCTCATTACCGGCTCACTTGATTGTATGGTCACAGGTATTATCATTGCTTTTATGCCCACACAATATGTGATTGAACAAGCCATACAGCATGGTGCTAACTTAATTATTGCGCATGAATCTCCGTTCTATAACCATCACAGTCATACGGATTGGCTTGCAACTGATTCGGTTTATACGGACAAAAGGACGTTGATCGACGAAGCAGGCATTTCCATCTATCGATGTCATGATATCATCCACCGCTTCCAACCGGATGGCATTACCGAAGGACTGATTCAGGCCTTGGGGTGGTCCTCTTATGTGGAGCAACGTCTACCGGAAGCAGACATCCTTTCTTTTTCGGAAGGAAGAACCGCCCTAGCTATTGCTCACCATGTGAAAAGTTGCCTTGGGATCGATTATGTACGCGTTGCAGGCAATCCGGAAATAGTCTGTAGACACGCAGCGGTATTGGTAGGTTTTCGTGGCAATGGCCCTGTGACGATTCCCTTGATTCATAACAAGCAATTGGATCTTGTCATCGCTGGAGAAGGATTCGAATGGGAGACACCGGAATATATCCGTGATGCTGTGCAACAAGGCAAGTCCAAAGCACTGATCATGATGGGACATGCCGAGAGCGAGGCTCCGGGAATGAATCTATTGGCTAACAGGTTGGCAGAACGTTTTCCCGAATTGTCTGTTCGTTTTGTAGGCGAGAAGCCTTTGTATACTGTAATCTAA
- a CDS encoding diguanylate cyclase has translation MAEPKSKKEQNLLNRTLLHQGTYTNDPIDLNNCDKEPIHIPGFIQPHGVLLAINTSLTPTIVQCSQNTEDHLGIAYENILGMPLENLIGEKEVSKLLGSSFNADVTSDLHYMDLTIKVSGEDQVFSSVLHESEGLLILEIEPFYEKEDVETTDFEWISRFFGRMKSTDSRVEASQIAAEQVKEMLGYDRVMIYEFDEQWNGKVIAEAREQELEPFLGHHYPASDIPKQARELYLRNWLRTIVNVNYKPVEIVPMLQPLTGKPLNLSLSVLRSVSPLHIEYLHNMGVGATVTISLIHNNQLWGLITCHHYSARYVPHRVRNLCNFLGAFFSNELFQRQQLDDYQSEIQSREAASRVANIFIGNTSPARVLEELQGEEETVLNLMDAAGAAICYQDKLLLYGETPNSGQIRELAGWLAGKSEDYSYYTSKLSSEYETSKAYKDKASGVIYVAISPGQHNYMIWFRPEVVQVVDWAGDPAKAVLKTDDGMRLSPRKSFEKWREVVKSTSYPWTTKELSVLPLLKTIVRRQTENQLVQAEEQALQNARILRQNEQRYLQLMEYSPVAFFTLTDGQIIYCNTKAAELLGFESSKNLMGKDFREFIPDKTKVTLQQNFEELKHNNTSLITSQSYFTTAAGTSLLLEITLASVTHAGKPSVMVLLHSGASHHEHDNYTETTSQLQNYLNTDPLTDMPIQTVFKSQLQDDWDDCLQEKCSLGLLIVDIDDFRSYNAAYGLQGGDLCLQWIGEVLTVVSEQHNALISRLRGGTFMLKMKSTTPEDSAQLAEEIRQHVLALQIQRESSGPSGIVTVSVGGAVLVPDEQSSVSDLIEKATQGLARAKSEGKNRAIVV, from the coding sequence ATGGCCGAACCGAAGTCCAAGAAAGAACAAAATTTGTTGAACCGCACATTGCTTCATCAGGGAACATATACAAATGATCCGATAGATTTGAATAACTGTGATAAAGAACCGATTCATATCCCCGGCTTTATTCAACCTCATGGTGTTCTTTTGGCCATCAATACCAGTCTTACGCCAACCATTGTTCAGTGTAGTCAAAATACGGAGGACCATTTGGGCATTGCCTATGAGAATATTCTGGGCATGCCTTTGGAGAACCTGATTGGCGAGAAAGAAGTAAGCAAACTGTTGGGAAGCAGCTTCAATGCAGATGTCACCTCTGATTTGCATTACATGGATCTGACCATTAAGGTGTCCGGTGAAGACCAGGTTTTCTCCTCTGTTCTTCATGAGAGTGAAGGTCTGCTCATTCTGGAGATTGAGCCTTTTTATGAAAAAGAGGACGTGGAGACCACTGACTTTGAGTGGATATCCCGATTCTTCGGCCGGATGAAAAGCACAGACAGTCGCGTGGAGGCAAGTCAGATTGCAGCTGAACAGGTGAAGGAAATGCTCGGTTACGACCGGGTGATGATCTATGAGTTTGATGAGCAATGGAATGGTAAAGTTATTGCTGAAGCGCGTGAACAAGAACTCGAGCCATTCCTGGGACATCACTATCCGGCATCGGATATACCGAAACAGGCTCGGGAGTTGTATCTTCGCAATTGGCTGCGGACTATTGTGAATGTAAATTATAAACCCGTCGAAATTGTGCCTATGCTACAACCGCTCACTGGCAAGCCGCTGAATCTGAGTCTTTCGGTCCTGCGTAGCGTATCTCCACTTCATATCGAATATTTGCATAATATGGGTGTAGGTGCGACTGTAACGATCTCGCTCATTCATAACAATCAACTGTGGGGACTCATTACATGCCATCATTATTCGGCCAGATATGTACCCCATCGCGTACGGAATCTGTGCAATTTCCTGGGCGCGTTTTTCTCGAATGAATTGTTTCAGCGTCAGCAACTCGATGATTATCAATCCGAGATTCAATCACGTGAAGCTGCTTCACGAGTTGCAAACATTTTTATCGGTAACACAAGTCCTGCCCGAGTACTTGAGGAATTACAGGGAGAAGAAGAGACGGTGTTAAACCTGATGGATGCTGCCGGAGCAGCGATCTGTTACCAGGATAAGTTATTGTTATATGGTGAAACGCCAAACAGCGGCCAGATTCGTGAACTGGCAGGTTGGCTTGCAGGAAAGTCTGAGGATTACAGTTACTATACTTCGAAACTGAGTTCAGAGTATGAAACATCCAAAGCTTATAAAGATAAGGCTTCCGGGGTTATTTATGTTGCCATTTCGCCTGGACAGCATAACTACATGATCTGGTTCCGACCTGAGGTCGTCCAGGTTGTCGATTGGGCGGGTGACCCAGCCAAAGCGGTGCTCAAGACGGATGACGGCATGCGGTTGTCTCCTCGTAAATCATTCGAGAAATGGCGAGAGGTTGTAAAGTCAACTTCGTACCCATGGACTACGAAAGAGCTGAGCGTGTTACCTTTACTCAAAACCATTGTACGCCGGCAGACGGAGAATCAGCTGGTTCAGGCTGAAGAACAGGCGCTGCAGAATGCTCGTATTTTGCGACAAAATGAACAGCGTTATTTGCAGTTAATGGAATACTCGCCCGTGGCATTCTTTACTCTGACTGATGGTCAGATTATCTATTGTAATACAAAGGCTGCTGAGCTGCTCGGGTTCGAGAGTTCCAAAAACCTGATGGGCAAGGACTTCAGAGAATTTATACCTGACAAAACGAAAGTCACATTGCAACAAAATTTTGAGGAATTAAAGCACAATAACACAAGTTTGATTACCAGCCAGTCGTATTTCACCACAGCGGCAGGTACCTCATTGTTGCTTGAGATTACACTTGCTTCGGTTACACATGCGGGTAAGCCATCTGTCATGGTCCTACTGCATAGCGGGGCGTCTCACCATGAACATGACAATTACACCGAAACGACAAGCCAGCTGCAAAATTACTTGAACACAGATCCATTAACAGATATGCCGATTCAAACGGTGTTCAAGTCTCAGCTTCAGGATGACTGGGATGATTGTTTGCAGGAGAAATGCAGTCTGGGATTGCTCATTGTAGATATCGATGATTTCCGGTCATATAACGCGGCATACGGACTTCAGGGAGGCGATCTGTGTCTGCAATGGATCGGTGAGGTACTCACCGTGGTCAGTGAGCAGCACAATGCACTAATTTCCCGTCTTCGCGGAGGTACATTCATGTTGAAAATGAAGAGCACAACTCCTGAAGATTCAGCGCAGCTTGCGGAAGAGATTAGACAACATGTTCTGGCTCTACAGATCCAGCGAGAATCATCGGGTCCGAGTGGAATCGTCACGGTTAGTGTCGGGGGTGCAGTCCTTGTACCTGATGAGCAGTCAAGTGTATCCGATCTGATTGAAAAAGCCACTCAAGGGCTGGCCCGAGCGAAGAGTGAAGGGAAGAATCGCGCAATTGTAGTCTGA
- a CDS encoding biliverdin-producing heme oxygenase, whose protein sequence is MTATTIMERLKSETAHYHRQVEQNPYAKAIMNQTVTIEEYRTYLEKFYGFLKPLEDQAVQQPFWESTGLDIEIRGKAGLLEKDLRNLGASEEEITQLPLCKELPDISTPARLFGYLYVIEGSTNGGQIMTKRLSQFLPIQADRGLEYFNAYGSETRTRWSEFTGLLQQSISTPEDHDNMVHSASETFRLLDQWINTDK, encoded by the coding sequence ATGACAGCAACAACTATTATGGAACGTCTGAAGAGCGAGACAGCTCATTATCACAGACAAGTAGAACAGAACCCTTATGCTAAAGCCATTATGAATCAAACTGTGACTATAGAAGAATATAGAACATATTTAGAGAAATTTTATGGATTCCTGAAACCGCTGGAGGATCAGGCTGTACAGCAGCCTTTCTGGGAAAGTACGGGACTGGATATTGAGATTAGAGGCAAGGCTGGACTCTTAGAAAAAGATTTACGAAATCTGGGTGCCAGTGAAGAAGAGATCACTCAACTTCCGCTCTGTAAAGAACTGCCGGATATTTCAACACCTGCCCGTTTGTTCGGATATCTGTATGTAATTGAGGGGTCCACGAACGGTGGACAGATTATGACCAAACGTTTGTCGCAGTTCCTGCCCATTCAAGCCGATCGTGGATTGGAATATTTCAATGCCTACGGCTCAGAGACAAGAACAAGATGGAGTGAGTTTACAGGTTTGCTGCAGCAATCCATCAGCACGCCAGAAGATCATGACAACATGGTACACAGTGCATCGGAGACATTCCGACTGTTGGATCAGTGGATTAATACGGACAAGTAA
- a CDS encoding ATP-binding protein yields MTELKIPKRLTTALVNSLTAGVVPRIGLEQIAVGRKPEVEAILRDMDNIAEGGAAFKLITGRYGSGKSFLLQMIRNYAMDRDFVVADADLSPERRLVGTKGQGLATYRELMTRLSTRTRPDGGALEPILQKWIAGLQQSTMQSQNLRPDDPALPLEVEKQIYAVTGEMQNLVHGFDFAKVLASYWNGYKLADDDRKQAALRWLRGEFATKTEAKKELAVGVIIDDDNWYDYFKLWSEFTARIGYKGLLLFIDEAVNLYKITNSVSRQSNYEKLLTMFNDTMQGKAEHLGIFVGGTPQFVEDERRGLYSYEALRSRLIDGRYAAKAYANYTGPILKLTMLSHEEILILLQKLRQIHALHFGYSASLTDEQLVDFMQTAVNRLGADELLTTREVVRDFMDVLHTLHQNPEVTYTQLLGERAAKPQETGKGADASANTDDLDDFLAEFEL; encoded by the coding sequence GTGACAGAACTTAAAATACCGAAGCGGCTGACCACCGCGCTTGTCAATTCATTGACAGCTGGTGTTGTCCCGCGCATAGGACTGGAGCAGATTGCTGTTGGTCGGAAACCGGAAGTGGAAGCCATTTTGCGGGATATGGATAATATTGCGGAGGGCGGCGCAGCGTTTAAACTTATTACGGGCCGTTATGGCAGTGGTAAAAGCTTTCTTTTGCAGATGATTCGTAACTATGCCATGGATCGCGATTTTGTTGTGGCAGATGCCGATCTGTCACCAGAGCGACGATTGGTGGGGACCAAAGGGCAGGGACTTGCGACATATCGCGAACTAATGACTCGTCTGTCTACACGTACACGCCCGGATGGGGGAGCGTTGGAGCCGATTTTGCAAAAATGGATCGCCGGCCTGCAACAATCTACGATGCAGAGTCAGAACCTGCGCCCGGATGATCCCGCTCTGCCGCTGGAAGTAGAGAAGCAGATCTATGCGGTGACGGGGGAGATGCAGAATCTGGTTCATGGCTTTGATTTTGCCAAGGTGCTGGCTTCCTACTGGAATGGGTACAAGCTCGCTGATGATGATCGCAAACAGGCGGCACTACGCTGGCTTCGAGGGGAATTTGCAACCAAAACGGAAGCGAAAAAAGAACTGGCTGTTGGTGTTATCATTGACGATGATAACTGGTATGACTACTTCAAATTGTGGTCTGAATTCACAGCACGCATTGGTTACAAAGGATTGTTGTTGTTTATTGATGAAGCGGTGAATCTGTATAAAATTACAAACAGCGTCTCCCGTCAAAGCAATTATGAGAAATTGCTGACCATGTTCAATGATACGATGCAGGGCAAAGCGGAGCACCTGGGCATATTTGTAGGTGGTACGCCGCAATTTGTGGAGGATGAACGACGCGGATTATACAGCTATGAAGCGCTTCGTTCCAGGCTTATTGATGGTCGTTATGCAGCCAAAGCGTATGCAAATTACACAGGTCCGATCCTGAAGCTGACGATGTTATCGCATGAAGAGATTCTGATTCTGCTCCAGAAGCTGCGACAGATTCATGCCCTGCATTTTGGATACAGTGCAAGTCTGACGGATGAACAATTGGTTGATTTTATGCAAACGGCGGTGAATCGACTGGGGGCGGATGAATTGCTGACAACACGTGAAGTGGTACGAGACTTTATGGATGTACTGCATACACTCCACCAGAATCCTGAAGTGACTTATACTCAATTACTTGGTGAACGGGCTGCCAAACCTCAGGAAACGGGTAAAGGGGCAGATGCTTCCGCAAATACGGATGATCTGGACGACTTTCTGGCGGAGTTTGAATTATGA
- a CDS encoding TerB N-terminal domain-containing protein, whose amino-acid sequence MKDDSRQLEFMEIDLSEEPETASVPVPDRSTIVQSAHDTMQHRGVILSSEKRFVEEAKQWSEMEGDVSPWVPFMSYWPTYGVMNEAQRKWYLYWRREVRQGRYPDTDLSYLFVHIYELINGIGWQNAQDGYDQLKQLWVNYRERLPQLNIYMQEWMVDYVLVHQLDMFLSEVMGLSGGYLPAEMLDRELQRILQDKVSDISLNMLQRYYDYDITLSKFYRDGGKEVMEQYIPRVMALVHSYLERTRQVGLLPEFEPNDERTVERVLFRKAVYDDSIYGRSVSFRYMPIGEQAEFVQMVTRIYRCTENKLRELLGFRGRLRGQALEPELANLIERYLDKAYATEQAETVEQPVVRIDTEKLASLQQESEYVRLALTIEDDHLSEEKDDEVHNANVTSNPFDALEARDEITPTEDSMQSDPSVEEIATGGPAESIELQWDESAEADLDEEWLLFAKELSPQQVQVVHALLGANPDTELIRLAEQYGTMPTLLLDEINDVAMETIGDLLIDGDRIVPDYIDVFEHVKR is encoded by the coding sequence ATGAAAGACGACTCTAGACAATTGGAATTCATGGAGATAGATCTGAGCGAAGAACCTGAAACAGCATCGGTTCCGGTTCCTGATCGTTCAACCATTGTGCAGTCTGCACATGATACGATGCAGCATCGTGGAGTCATATTGTCCTCGGAGAAACGTTTTGTAGAGGAAGCAAAGCAGTGGTCAGAGATGGAAGGAGATGTGTCTCCCTGGGTTCCCTTTATGAGCTACTGGCCAACGTATGGTGTGATGAACGAAGCCCAACGCAAGTGGTATTTGTATTGGAGGAGGGAAGTGCGTCAGGGGAGGTACCCGGATACTGATCTGTCCTATCTATTTGTTCATATATATGAGTTGATTAACGGCATTGGCTGGCAGAATGCTCAGGATGGTTATGATCAATTAAAGCAGCTATGGGTGAACTACCGTGAACGGCTTCCTCAATTAAATATATATATGCAAGAGTGGATGGTCGATTATGTTCTGGTCCATCAACTGGACATGTTTTTATCCGAGGTCATGGGCCTTTCGGGCGGATATCTGCCAGCAGAGATGCTGGATAGGGAGCTGCAACGTATTTTACAGGATAAGGTATCGGATATTTCGCTGAATATGCTGCAAAGATACTATGATTACGATATTACACTCAGTAAGTTCTATAGAGATGGCGGCAAAGAAGTGATGGAGCAGTATATCCCACGGGTCATGGCCTTGGTTCATTCGTACCTGGAGCGTACGCGACAAGTTGGACTGCTGCCTGAGTTTGAACCCAACGATGAACGCACGGTGGAGCGTGTACTGTTTCGCAAAGCGGTCTATGATGATTCGATCTACGGAAGATCGGTATCATTCAGATATATGCCCATAGGTGAACAAGCTGAGTTTGTACAGATGGTTACGCGGATCTATCGATGTACTGAAAATAAACTTCGTGAACTGCTCGGATTCAGAGGCCGATTGCGTGGACAGGCATTAGAGCCTGAACTTGCAAATCTCATTGAACGTTACCTGGACAAAGCATATGCGACTGAGCAGGCCGAGACGGTGGAACAACCGGTGGTTCGTATTGATACGGAAAAATTGGCATCGTTACAGCAAGAAAGTGAATACGTACGATTGGCACTTACAATTGAGGATGATCACCTTTCTGAAGAGAAGGATGACGAGGTTCATAACGCAAATGTTACAAGTAATCCATTCGATGCATTGGAGGCAAGGGATGAGATCACTCCAACAGAAGATTCCATGCAGTCGGACCCATCCGTAGAAGAGATTGCAACAGGAGGTCCAGCAGAATCAATTGAGTTGCAGTGGGACGAGTCTGCTGAGGCTGATCTGGATGAAGAATGGCTGCTTTTTGCCAAGGAACTATCCCCTCAGCAGGTGCAAGTGGTTCATGCTCTTCTTGGCGCAAATCCTGATACTGAGCTGATACGTCTGGCTGAGCAATATGGGACGATGCCAACGCTACTGCTGGATGAGATTAATGATGTGGCTATGGAAACGATCGGTGATCTTCTGATTGATGGTGATCGGATTGTTCCTGATTATATAGATGTGTTCGAACATGTGAAGAGGTGA
- a CDS encoding DMT family transporter, which translates to MRGIIFALLGGACITLQGVANTRISTDMGTWQAATITQLTGFILAALILMFVRDTNLQGLKQVKPMYLAGGAFGAVIIFSEVTAIQQIGVTFTISALLIAQLFLTFLVDSNGWFGVVKQKMKLPQFLGIALMVTGVIIMKL; encoded by the coding sequence ATGAGAGGAATTATTTTTGCATTACTGGGCGGCGCGTGTATCACGCTCCAAGGGGTTGCCAATACTCGGATTAGCACCGACATGGGCACATGGCAGGCCGCTACGATTACACAACTGACAGGATTCATATTAGCGGCGCTGATCCTAATGTTTGTTAGAGACACCAACCTTCAAGGACTCAAACAAGTAAAACCCATGTACCTGGCTGGAGGTGCTTTTGGTGCCGTCATTATTTTCAGCGAAGTGACAGCAATTCAGCAAATTGGGGTTACATTCACGATCTCGGCCCTGCTCATTGCGCAGCTGTTCCTGACTTTTCTGGTGGATAGCAACGGATGGTTCGGCGTAGTGAAACAAAAGATGAAACTACCGCAATTTCTGGGCATTGCCTTAATGGTGACTGGTGTCATTATTATGAAACTATAG
- a CDS encoding DMT family transporter codes for MLITGISLALLAGALVSLQTIFNSKVNERTGSWSTTTLVLFTGFIASFLISLLVEGKNTFSFQHMQPWYWLSGAIGVGVVFCLVQGMKLLGPTYAISIVLTSQLSFALLFDSMGWLGLEQIPFSWNQLLGVLVIVGGIVLFKFGGGNSEKSNPSDASDKSPGSLQSNS; via the coding sequence ATGTTAATTACAGGGATTTCGCTTGCACTACTGGCAGGTGCACTTGTCAGTCTGCAAACGATTTTTAATAGCAAAGTCAATGAACGCACCGGTTCATGGTCCACAACAACGCTGGTGCTTTTCACCGGATTCATTGCTTCATTCCTGATCTCTCTGCTAGTGGAAGGAAAAAATACATTCAGCTTCCAGCATATGCAACCCTGGTACTGGCTCAGTGGAGCCATCGGCGTTGGTGTAGTCTTCTGTCTCGTGCAAGGTATGAAATTGCTTGGTCCCACATATGCCATCTCGATCGTGCTAACATCCCAACTGAGCTTTGCTCTATTGTTTGACTCCATGGGATGGCTCGGTCTGGAGCAAATTCCTTTTTCGTGGAATCAACTGCTCGGTGTACTTGTTATTGTGGGCGGAATTGTGTTATTCAAGTTCGGTGGGGGGAACTCGGAAAAATCAAACCCGTCGGATGCATCCGACAAGTCGCCTGGCTCACTGCAATCCAACTCTTAA